The following are encoded together in the Halopiger aswanensis genome:
- a CDS encoding protein translocase SEC61 complex subunit gamma — protein MDIPYDLSSYVRVLKMATTPTTEEFTQVAKIAGAGILFVGLIGFVIGAIMLLLPAGGGV, from the coding sequence ATGGATATCCCCTACGACCTCTCCTCGTACGTCCGGGTGCTGAAGATGGCGACGACACCCACGACCGAGGAGTTCACGCAGGTAGCGAAAATCGCCGGTGCCGGAATCCTGTTCGTCGGTCTCATCGGGTTCGTCATCGGCGCGATCATGCTCCTCCTCCCGGCGGGTGGTGGCGTCTAA
- a CDS encoding TIGR03557 family F420-dependent LLM class oxidoreductase, whose protein sequence is MTDVGYKLICEEHGPNDLVEYARLADESAFDHALISDHYHPWLSSQGESPLVWNVLGGISQAVDDIPLGTATTCPIIRVHPAIVAQAAATAAAMAPSRFSLGLGTGEKLNEHITGQRWPEHEVRLGMLEEALEIIRALWTGETTSYHGEYYTVENARLYTLPDETPPIPIAADGPKTARFAGEMGDGLIAVRPDEELIEAFEAGGGSDKPRYGEVGVCYADDEADAIEQAYENWTIEGLPGDLMWELPTPAHFEQATQAVSEEDIADLLTCGSDPDEHIETIREYVDAGFDHVVVHQIGSNQAEFVEFYENEVLPAIE, encoded by the coding sequence ATGACTGACGTCGGCTACAAACTCATCTGCGAGGAACACGGCCCGAACGATCTCGTCGAGTACGCTCGACTCGCCGACGAGTCGGCCTTCGACCACGCGCTGATCTCCGACCACTACCATCCCTGGCTCTCGAGCCAGGGCGAGAGTCCGCTGGTCTGGAACGTGCTCGGCGGGATTTCGCAGGCGGTCGACGACATTCCGCTGGGGACCGCGACCACCTGCCCGATCATTCGGGTCCACCCTGCGATCGTCGCGCAGGCGGCCGCGACCGCCGCCGCGATGGCGCCCAGCCGGTTCTCCCTCGGTCTCGGCACCGGCGAGAAACTCAACGAGCACATCACCGGCCAGCGCTGGCCGGAACACGAGGTCCGCCTCGGGATGCTCGAGGAGGCGCTCGAGATCATTCGCGCGCTCTGGACGGGCGAGACGACGAGTTACCACGGCGAGTACTACACGGTCGAAAACGCGCGCCTCTACACGCTGCCCGACGAGACGCCGCCGATCCCGATCGCCGCGGACGGCCCGAAGACGGCCAGATTTGCGGGCGAGATGGGCGACGGCCTCATCGCGGTCCGGCCCGACGAGGAGTTGATCGAGGCGTTCGAAGCCGGCGGCGGCAGCGACAAGCCCCGATACGGCGAAGTCGGTGTCTGTTACGCCGACGACGAGGCCGACGCGATCGAACAGGCCTACGAGAACTGGACGATCGAAGGGCTGCCCGGCGACCTGATGTGGGAACTGCCGACGCCGGCGCACTTCGAGCAGGCGACGCAGGCGGTCTCCGAAGAGGACATCGCGGACCTGCTCACCTGCGGGTCGGACCCCGACGAGCACATCGAGACGATTCGGGAGTACGTCGACGCCGGCTTCGATCACGTCGTCGTCCACCAGATCGGCTCGAATCAGGCCGAGTTCGTCGAGTTCTACGAAAACGAGGTGTTGCCGGCGATCGAGTAG
- a CDS encoding S1C family serine protease produces MPDQQQTRFSRRQLISAAGAASILGVGAASTAAQNESDDSSDIGGNESDGAGTDDQTGSADESQYTAVYRDVIDSVVLVSVSLGPTDGPGGGGGSGLGSGFVVDDQYIVTNNHVVQGATEGGIEVQFSNEEWATASIVGTDPYSDIAVLSVEEMPDEAEPLSLIDSEPAIGQEVLAIGNPLGLDASVSQGIVSGTNRVLPSPVGTSIPATIQTDAPINPGNSGGPLVNLEGEVLGVVFAGASQTIGFAISSRLATRVISALVEDGTYEHSYMGVGVVPVGPEIAETVGLEEATGVLVAQVVPNSPADGVLESASAGQPGTGDVIVAIDGQEVTTQAQLLSYLALETSPGDTVELEVVRDGERQTVELELAARQEFDRQQTPIGGQPGRPPGEQPPFPDS; encoded by the coding sequence ATGCCCGACCAACAGCAGACGCGATTCTCTCGACGGCAGCTCATCAGCGCCGCGGGTGCCGCGTCGATACTCGGCGTTGGCGCCGCGAGCACGGCCGCACAGAACGAGTCCGACGACTCGAGCGACATCGGCGGGAACGAGAGCGACGGAGCCGGGACGGACGATCAAACCGGATCGGCTGACGAGAGCCAGTACACCGCGGTGTACCGCGACGTGATCGATTCCGTCGTGCTGGTTTCCGTCTCCCTCGGGCCGACCGACGGTCCCGGTGGCGGCGGCGGGAGCGGCCTCGGCTCCGGGTTCGTCGTCGACGACCAGTACATCGTCACGAACAACCACGTCGTCCAGGGCGCGACCGAGGGCGGCATCGAGGTGCAGTTCAGCAACGAGGAGTGGGCGACGGCGTCGATCGTCGGCACGGATCCGTACAGCGACATCGCCGTGTTGAGCGTCGAGGAGATGCCCGACGAGGCCGAACCTCTGTCGCTCATCGACTCCGAACCCGCAATCGGCCAGGAGGTCCTCGCGATCGGCAACCCGCTCGGCCTCGACGCGTCGGTCTCGCAGGGGATCGTCAGCGGCACGAACCGCGTCCTGCCCAGCCCGGTGGGCACCTCGATCCCGGCGACCATCCAGACCGACGCGCCGATCAACCCCGGCAACAGCGGCGGCCCGCTGGTGAATCTCGAGGGCGAGGTGCTGGGAGTCGTCTTCGCCGGCGCGAGCCAGACGATCGGGTTCGCGATTTCCTCGCGCCTCGCCACCCGGGTCATCTCCGCGCTCGTCGAGGACGGCACCTACGAACACTCGTACATGGGCGTCGGCGTCGTCCCTGTCGGCCCGGAGATCGCGGAGACGGTCGGGCTCGAGGAGGCGACCGGCGTGCTGGTCGCCCAGGTCGTGCCGAACTCGCCCGCGGACGGCGTACTGGAGTCGGCCAGCGCGGGCCAGCCGGGAACCGGCGACGTTATCGTCGCGATCGACGGCCAGGAGGTGACGACGCAGGCCCAACTCCTCTCGTATCTGGCGCTCGAGACCTCGCCGGGCGACACGGTCGAACTCGAGGTCGTCCGCGACGGCGAGCGACAGACCGTCGAGTTGGAACTCGCCGCACGACAGGAGTTCGACCGACAGCAGACCCCGATCGGCGGGCAGCCCGGGAGACCGCCGGGTGAACAGCCGCCGTTCCCCGACTCGTAG